ACCCGCGCCGCCGTGAAGAAGAACTCCGACATGCGGCGCGACGGCATGTCACTGCTGCTGCGCGGCGTCCAGGCAGCCCTGGAACCGCGCGGTGTCGCCGTCGAGATCCTCAAGCCGGACGCCGTGCTGCGCGCCGAGCGCGTCCCCGTCGGGCAGATGGGCGACGTGTTCTCCGGAGGGCAGCTGCTCACCGCGGCCATCGCCCTGTACTGCACGATGGCCGCGCTGCGCAGCAACGACCGGGGCCGCGACAAGCACCGGCACGCCGGCACCCTCTTCCTGGACAACCCCATCGGCCGCGCCAACGCGACGTACCTCCTGGAGCTCCAGCGGGCCGTCTCGGACGCGCTCGGCGTGCAGCTCCTCTACACGACCGGCCTGTTCGACACGACCGCGCTGGCCGAGTTCCCGCTGGTCATCCGCCTGCGAAACGACGCGGACCTGCGCGCGGGCCTGAAGTACATCAGCGTCGAGGAGCACCTGCGTCCGGGCCTGCCGCAGCAGGACCCGGAGGGCGAGACGGTGCACGGAGAGATCACCGCGACGCGTATGTACAAGCGACCCACTGCCCAGGAGAGGCCCGTCCCGGCTCGAGCGACCACTACGTAGCGAGCTGTTTCGTCAGCCAGTCATGGAAGAGCCCGATGTGGTGCTCGGTCGGCACCAGCACCCCGCCCTCGCGGTAGGCGCGTGAAGCCATCGCGGGCTGGGTGCGCTCGCAGGCCGCGAAGTCCTGCGTGTTGACGCGGTGGAAGAGTTCCACGGAGTGCGTCAGGTCCACGCCGGAAGCGACGACATCGGGTGCGTACAGCCAGTCGCACTCGACGACCGTGCGGTCCTCGGCCAGCGGGAACATCCGGTGCAGGATCACGTGGTCGGGGACGAGGTTGATGAACACGGTCGGCTTCACGGTGATCGCGTAGTACCGGCGGTCCTGGTCCTGCGACACCTCGGGGAGCCGGCCGAAGCCCGCGCTGCCGTCGACCGTGAACCCGCCGACCTCCTCCCCGAACGCCGCGCCGTGCCCCACGTAGTACTGGGCGGCGAAACCGTCCGCGAACTCCGGCAGGACATCGGTGAGTTCGGGGTGGATCGTCGCGCAGTGGTAGCACTCCATGAAGTTCTCGACGATCAGCTTCCAGTTGGCGCGCACGTCGTAGGAGACGCGCTTGCCGAGCGCGAGACGCTCGGTGCCGTAGCGGTCGATGGCCGCCGCGTCGCCGAGCCGTTCGACCGCCGCGCCCATGACGGTCTCCTCGAAGGAGGGCGGTTCGTCGGCCAGGCACACCCACGCGTAGCCGAGCCACTCCCGCAGGGCCACCTTGATCAGGCCGTAGGCGGCGCGGTCGACGTCCGGCATCTTCACCAGGTTGGGCGCGGCGACGAGCCGTCCCTCCAGGTCGTACGTCCAGGCGTGGTAGGGACATTGGAGGGCGCGCCGCACCTGCCCGGCCTCCTCGGTGCACAGGCGGGCGCCGCGGTGGCGGCAGACGTTCAGGAAGGCGCGCAGCTCGCCGGTGCGGGAGCGCGTGACCAGGACGCTCTCGCGCCCCACCTGAACGGTGCGGAAGGCGCCCGGTTCGTCGAGGTCGGCGGCGCGCACGGCGCAGAACCAGAGCGCTTCGAAGACGCGCTCCTGTTCCTGCCGGAAGATCTCGGGATCGGTGTAGTAGCGGCCGGGGAGGGTCGCGGTGAGGCTCGGCGGCAACGGGGTCGTCGTCACGGTTCTCGTACTCCTCAACGGGGCTTCTCGGCAGTTCTCAGGCAGGCGTGGCGGCGAGGCGGCTCGGGTCGAAGAGCTCGATGGGATGCCCGGTGGCGCCGTCGAGCGCCAGGTCGGCGAGGATCTCGCCGACCACGGGCACGAACTTGAAGCCGTGTCCGGAGAAGCCGGCCGCGACGGTCACCGAACCGGGGTGTTCCGGATGGCGGGCGATCACGAAGTGCTCGTCGGGCGTGTTGGAGTACATGCAGGTGGCGGCCTTGACGAAGCCGCCGGGGAGGTCCGGGATCAGCCGCCCCACCTGCTGGGCCATCGCGACGATCTCGTCGTCGTGGACCGAGCGTTCGATGGTCTCCGGAGTGCAGGGCGTGCCCTTGCGGAAGAAGGCCACCTTCGCCCCCAGCGCGGGCCCGTCGATGGCGGGGAAGCCGTAGACCTGGACGTTCTCCGCGTCCTCCCAGATGTAGATCGGATGGTTCTCGGGGAGGAAGGGGCCGATGCCGCCGGAGGGCTGGAACCAGTACATGACCTGCCGTTCGATGGTGAAGGGCACGCCCAGATCGGTCAGCAGCGCGGGCGCCCACGCGCCCGGGCAGATCACCAGCTGTCCGGCGGTGTAGGTGTCCTCCGCGGTGTGGACGCGCACGCCGTCCCGGTAGGGCTCCCACCGGGTCATGGGCTCCTCGAAGTGCAGGTCGGCGTCGTTCCGCGTGGCCAGTTGGAGATGTGCGGCCACCGTGTTCTCGGGGCGGACGAGGCCTGCCCGCGCCTCGTACAGGGCCACCTCGTCGTCATCGGGCGTGAGCGTCGGGAAGCGGCGGCGGATCTCCTTGGCGTCCAGCATCTCGTGGGGCAGGTCCCACTGCTCGGCGGAGAGCCGTGAGCCGGAGACCGTGCGGCTGTCGGGGCGCCCGAGCATCACGCCGCCGCACAAGGTGGCGATGTCGCGGCCCGTGTCGCGTTCGAGGCGGTCGTACAGCTCGTACGCGCGCAGCAGCAGCGGTACGTACGCGGGGTCCTCGAAGTAGGACTGCCGGGTGATGCGCGAACCGCCGTGGCTGGAGCCGCGGGCGTGCACCGGGCCGAACTTCTCCAGGCCGAGGACACGGGAGCCGCGCGCGGCGAGGTGGTGCGCG
The window above is part of the Streptomyces venezuelae genome. Proteins encoded here:
- the solA gene encoding N-methyl-L-tryptophan oxidase → MSPTYDVIVIGLGGMGSAAAHHLAARGSRVLGLEKFGPVHARGSSHGGSRITRQSYFEDPAYVPLLLRAYELYDRLERDTGRDIATLCGGVMLGRPDSRTVSGSRLSAEQWDLPHEMLDAKEIRRRFPTLTPDDDEVALYEARAGLVRPENTVAAHLQLATRNDADLHFEEPMTRWEPYRDGVRVHTAEDTYTAGQLVICPGAWAPALLTDLGVPFTIERQVMYWFQPSGGIGPFLPENHPIYIWEDAENVQVYGFPAIDGPALGAKVAFFRKGTPCTPETIERSVHDDEIVAMAQQVGRLIPDLPGGFVKAATCMYSNTPDEHFVIARHPEHPGSVTVAAGFSGHGFKFVPVVGEILADLALDGATGHPIELFDPSRLAATPA
- a CDS encoding aromatic ring-hydroxylating oxygenase subunit alpha, coding for MTTTPLPPSLTATLPGRYYTDPEIFRQEQERVFEALWFCAVRAADLDEPGAFRTVQVGRESVLVTRSRTGELRAFLNVCRHRGARLCTEEAGQVRRALQCPYHAWTYDLEGRLVAAPNLVKMPDVDRAAYGLIKVALREWLGYAWVCLADEPPSFEETVMGAAVERLGDAAAIDRYGTERLALGKRVSYDVRANWKLIVENFMECYHCATIHPELTDVLPEFADGFAAQYYVGHGAAFGEEVGGFTVDGSAGFGRLPEVSQDQDRRYYAITVKPTVFINLVPDHVILHRMFPLAEDRTVVECDWLYAPDVVASGVDLTHSVELFHRVNTQDFAACERTQPAMASRAYREGGVLVPTEHHIGLFHDWLTKQLAT